In the genome of Saprospira sp. CCB-QB6, one region contains:
- a CDS encoding putative porin, giving the protein MRIVLLAVFLFLANSSWAQTPLDSLQQDSMPKATEAERFQKLGDSLKIEWRYALSENDWLVLDTSLGYMHDFAWGWGGESWTENYGNLGHWGTPVFAKTWQYEEKELGPRLGAGEHLEAYRLRPEQLRIYQVEDKKALTNLYYSQINLRNIALKAELSQQYNDQLYYGLQYSVLSQRGYFNSLASQHRDFGAQIHYKKGAYKGSLFFVSSSQNQSENGGLQDTTLQGLSNDFLETAEIGLNEGDNDSPRQENRFLELLYRQNWKNWEHQIRYQQERYKFFDNNLATDSSFYGPLQVNNRGLRMAMQQQKIQNQLTYRMNNLQLYFGHRYQAVKQEPLALEHIHSLFAGANYQLKGLSASAKILGGNKALDYQFQLQYERPLFKGLAAAAWGQMQQFRPSFLEQNAYLSGQQIWDNDFSQSQEINLGLGLSWKGQEGSLKAQYFLRQNPIIYNLSGQPEQLQVGLGLLQLELKQSLHYRGFYAETRLVGQLVNGNEKYWPLPQGQIQQKLYFKGKYFRNASWEFGFRLRYQTAFYAQAYAPTWNQFYLQDQQQLSFYPQLDAFFVLKVYRFRIGLNYQNLSYFWENQNYFSTYRYAEANNWLRLSIAWRLFN; this is encoded by the coding sequence ATGCGAATTGTTCTTTTGGCTGTTTTCCTCTTTTTAGCAAACAGCAGTTGGGCCCAAACCCCTTTAGATAGCCTGCAACAGGATAGTATGCCCAAGGCTACAGAAGCCGAGCGCTTTCAGAAATTAGGCGATAGCTTAAAAATAGAATGGCGTTATGCGCTTTCAGAAAATGACTGGCTAGTGTTAGACACTAGCTTAGGCTATATGCATGATTTTGCTTGGGGCTGGGGGGGCGAAAGTTGGACCGAAAACTATGGGAATTTGGGCCATTGGGGAACGCCCGTTTTTGCCAAAACTTGGCAATATGAAGAAAAAGAATTGGGGCCGCGCTTGGGCGCTGGAGAGCATCTGGAAGCTTACCGGCTTCGGCCCGAACAGCTCCGGATTTATCAAGTGGAAGATAAGAAGGCCCTAACCAATCTCTATTATAGTCAAATTAACCTAAGAAATATTGCCCTCAAAGCCGAGTTGAGTCAGCAATATAATGATCAGTTGTATTATGGACTACAGTATAGTGTGCTGAGCCAAAGAGGCTATTTTAATAGCTTGGCCAGCCAACACCGAGATTTTGGCGCTCAAATTCACTATAAAAAAGGAGCTTATAAAGGCAGTCTGTTTTTTGTCTCCTCTAGTCAGAATCAAAGTGAAAATGGAGGCCTTCAGGATACGACTTTGCAAGGCTTGAGCAATGACTTTTTAGAAACAGCAGAGATAGGACTGAATGAAGGAGATAATGACTCTCCCAGACAGGAAAATCGCTTTTTAGAATTGCTTTATCGCCAAAATTGGAAAAATTGGGAACATCAAATACGCTATCAACAAGAGCGCTATAAGTTTTTTGATAATAATCTGGCTACAGATAGTAGCTTTTATGGCCCACTTCAAGTGAATAATCGCGGCTTGCGAATGGCCATGCAACAGCAAAAGATCCAAAATCAGCTGACTTATCGAATGAATAATCTGCAGCTTTATTTTGGACACAGATACCAAGCGGTAAAACAAGAACCACTAGCCTTAGAACATATCCATAGCCTTTTTGCTGGAGCCAATTACCAACTTAAAGGCCTATCTGCTTCTGCCAAGATTTTAGGAGGCAATAAAGCCCTAGACTATCAGTTTCAACTGCAGTATGAACGTCCTTTGTTTAAAGGACTAGCTGCAGCGGCTTGGGGACAAATGCAGCAGTTCCGCCCCAGCTTTTTAGAACAGAACGCCTATTTGTCAGGCCAACAAATTTGGGACAATGATTTTAGCCAAAGTCAAGAAATAAATTTAGGCCTAGGCCTAAGTTGGAAAGGGCAGGAGGGAAGCCTCAAAGCACAATATTTTCTCCGCCAAAATCCCATTATCTACAATCTTTCGGGCCAGCCTGAACAGTTGCAAGTGGGCCTAGGACTACTTCAATTAGAACTCAAACAAAGTCTACACTATCGAGGCTTTTATGCGGAAACTCGTTTAGTGGGCCAATTGGTCAATGGAAACGAAAAATATTGGCCCTTACCCCAAGGCCAAATTCAACAAAAGCTCTACTTCAAAGGCAAATATTTCCGAAATGCAAGCTGGGAATTTGGCTTCCGCCTCCGCTATCAAACAGCCTTCTATGCACAAGCTTATGCCCCTACTTGGAACCAATTTTACTTACAAGATCAGCAGCAACTCAGCTTTTATCCTCAGTTAGATGCCTTTTTTGTCCTCAAGGTCTATCGCTTCCGAATTGGCCTCAACTATCAGAATTTGAGCTATTTCTGGGAGAACCAAAATTACTTTAGCACTTATCGCTATGCCGAAGCTAATAATTGGCTGCGCCTTTCTATTGCTTGGCGCTTATTCAATTAA